A DNA window from Anaerocolumna sp. AGMB13020 contains the following coding sequences:
- a CDS encoding ISL3 family transposase, translating to MHSNCTKNLLNLEDIFIKKIVHGDHHVRVFIETNPSFQTCPSCGNQTKRIHDYRYQHIKDLPFQMKDTYLVLKKRRYICKCGKKFTEKYPFLPSYQRRTLRLSYKIIDQLRNLVSIKSVAEATNVSVSTVTRLLDTVSYPAPSLPECISIDEFKGNTDAGKYQCILTDARKHRILDILPDRTQSHLSSYFREMNRAERYRVKFFVCDMWEPYVNLAKAYFPNAIIIIDKYHFIRYVTWAIENVRKRLQKTMPANLRKYYKRSRRLILTRYKKLKEENKKACDLMLLYNDDLRKAHFLKEWFYDICQNEKYSYQRTAFWDWVKAAEKSGIPEFEECAKTYRNWSEGILNALKYKYTNGPTEGYNNKIKVLKRISFGVRNFKRFRTRIIHCSI from the coding sequence ATGCACTCTAATTGTACCAAGAATCTTCTAAATTTAGAAGATATTTTTATTAAAAAAATTGTTCATGGTGATCACCATGTTAGGGTATTTATTGAGACTAATCCTTCCTTTCAGACTTGCCCATCCTGCGGTAATCAAACCAAACGCATTCACGATTACCGTTACCAGCATATTAAGGATCTCCCTTTTCAGATGAAAGATACATACTTAGTCCTTAAGAAAAGGCGATATATTTGTAAGTGTGGGAAAAAGTTTACTGAAAAATATCCTTTTCTTCCTTCTTATCAACGGCGTACCTTACGGCTCTCCTATAAGATTATTGACCAGCTCAGAAATCTCGTAAGTATCAAGTCCGTTGCGGAAGCTACGAATGTATCGGTAAGTACTGTTACTAGGCTTTTGGACACCGTTAGTTATCCTGCCCCCTCTCTTCCAGAATGCATATCCATTGATGAATTTAAGGGAAATACGGATGCCGGTAAATATCAATGCATTCTTACAGATGCCAGAAAACACCGTATATTAGACATCTTACCAGACAGAACGCAGAGCCACTTAAGTTCCTATTTCAGAGAAATGAATCGCGCGGAACGCTACCGCGTAAAATTCTTCGTTTGTGATATGTGGGAACCTTATGTAAATCTGGCAAAGGCATACTTCCCCAACGCAATCATTATCATTGATAAATATCATTTCATAAGATACGTTACATGGGCCATTGAAAACGTCAGAAAAAGGCTCCAAAAAACAATGCCTGCAAACTTAAGAAAGTACTATAAGAGAAGCCGTAGGCTAATTTTAACTCGTTATAAAAAACTAAAGGAAGAGAACAAAAAGGCCTGTGATCTCATGCTACTTTATAATGATGATCTACGGAAAGCCCATTTTCTAAAGGAATGGTTCTATGATATTTGCCAGAACGAGAAATATTCCTATCAGCGAACAGCTTTCTGGGATTGGGTTAAGGCAGCTGAAAAATCAGGAATTCCCGAATTTGAAGAATGTGCAAAGACATACCGAAACTGGTCAGAAGGAATACTAAATGCCCTCAAGTATAAATACACGAATGGCCCCACCGAAGGCTATAATAATAAAATCAAGGTACTCAAGAGAATATCTTTTGGAGTCCGAAACTTCAAACGTTTTCGGACAAGAATAATACACTGCTCTATTTGA